CCCGCCTCACGCAGACACTGGAGCGCCTGCCCTACGGCTTGGACACGGAAGTGGGAGAGCGTGGCCTGGCCCTATCGGGTGGGGAAGCGCAACGCGTCGCGATTGCGCGCGCACTGCTCAAGGATGCTCCGATCCTGATCTTGGATGAGCCGACCGCTCACGTGGACCTGAACAGTGAGCACGAGATCCTGCAGGCGCTCGCCCACCTCACCCAGGGGCGCACAACGCTGACCATTTCGCACAGACGCAACACGATCGACCAGTCAGGACGACGCATCACGATGTGCGACGGACAGCTGACCGACGGGAAGGCGGCATCCCGATGAACGAATCACGCTGGAAGACCTCTGCCAGACTGATCAACGTGGCACGCCCTGTCATGGCACCGTTGGGCATCTCGATCACGGCGCGCGTGATCGGAATGGTGCTGCACGTGGCGCAGTACGCAACAGCAGGGTGGGTGATTGGCAAGATTGCCTCCGATATCTCCACGATGCCGCTGCTGACCGTGGCAGTGGTGCTCGTTGTCCTGTCGCTGAGCAAAGCGCTGATGCGCTACCTCGAGCAATTCAGCGGGCACTGGGTCGCATTCCGCTCCCTCGCATTGCTTCGAGGCTACTTTTACGATCGCCTCGAACCGCAAGCTCCTGCGCGCACCGAAAGCGAAGACTCAGGCGACCTTCTTTCACGAGTCACCAAGGACATTGACCGGATCGAAGTGTTCTTTGCGCACACCCTCGCTCCCGGCTTGAGCGCCATTATCTGCCCCGTGATCGTCCTGGCCTATCTGGGATGTGCGGTTTCATGGTGGGCAGTCTTGGCGCTCGCTCCGTTCCTGGTGGCCGTCAGCATAGTCGTCCCGCAGCTGGGGGTGCGTACCACCAGTGACGCTGCACGCACCATTCGAGCGACCCGAGGCGACCTGTCCCAGCACGTCACGGACACCGTCCAGGGCGTGCGCGAGATCCTGACCTTCGCGAACGAGGCCGAGCGGCACCGCACGATGCGACAGCTCGAAGATACGATCGATGAGGCTCAGCGGCGCACAACGTCGGTGGTGGCGCTGCGACGCGGGTTGAATCAGACTCTCGTCGCGCTCGCCTTGATCGTCCAACTGGCTGTCCTCGCGTCATTGGCGAGGGCGGGCGCAGTGAGCATGGCTCAGATGTGCATGGCGCTGGGCGTCACCTTGGCATCCTTTGCTCCGGCACTGGCAGTCGAAGACTTCATGGCTGATCTGGACCAGGCCTTCGCATCGGCGCGCCGCATCTTCGCTATCACCGAGCGTGCCCCGCTGGTGCGAGAACCTGACAGCAGCCAGGTGCGAGACGGTGACGTGAGCGGAAAAGACATGATCGCACTGGATGGTGTCTCATTTGCCTACCCGCCGCGCCCGAGCGCAGCAGGACCATCCCCGCAGGTTCTCCACAATGTCACGGTGTCGATTCCGGCCGGAAGAGTCACCGCAATCGTCGGGTCGAGCGGATCTGGGAAGTCAACGATCGCACGGCTCATTGACCGCATGTGGGACCCCGATCAGGGCGTAGTCAGCATTGGTGGGGCGGATGTGCGCACCGTGACGCGCCACCATCTACGTTCCATTGTCGTGTTCGCCCCGCAGACCCCGTATGTGTTCAATATGAGTGTGCGTGAGAACCTGCTGCTCGCCTGTCCCGATGCCAGTGATGAGGATCTGCAGCGTGTGTGCCGCCAGGTGGGCTTGGATCAGTGGCTGGCCAGCGAACCGGATGGTATGAACACCCGGATCGGAGAGATGGGCCAGCGCATTTCTGGTGGTCAGCGTCAACGCGTCGCCCTCGCCCGCGCACTTCTGGCTGGCGCACCGATTACTATCCTTGACGAGGCGACCTCACAACTCGACAGCGCTACCGAAGCCGTGGTGCTCGATGGCATTCGCGAAGCAACAGCTGGGCGCACACTGATCATCATTGCTCACCGGATCTCCACAATTCGCGGCGCCGACCGAATCATCGTGGTCGACGATGGGCATGTGGCGCAGATCGGCACATACGATGAGCTTGCAGTTCAGGACGGGCCATTTGCCCGCCTTCTGCAACGCGAACGCGAGGGCGAGTCGGCCACAGTGCGGGAAAGTGATTAAGATCGGTTAGAAGTACACGACTGAATCGTCGAGAGCGGGTCGTGCGGCATGCGCGACCAGGATTGTGGTGCGCACAGCGATGCGCACATGCGAGGAGCCACGTTTTATGGAGCGTCTTACAGGCTGGAAGAAAAACGACGCGTGGGGGTCAACCGACGCGATCCCGAATTTCCTGGGCTCGGAACGCTCTGAGTCGCCTGTGTCAGAAGTGTGGTTCGGTGATCATATCGACGGTCCGACGTCGCTGAATGAGAGCGACATAATCCTTCGCGACCTCATCGATCAGGATCCCACTGCCATGCTGGGCGACGGGTTGCTGTACTCATTCGGACCGCGTCTGCCTTTCCTGATGAAACTCATCGCGCCGGCAGAAGCCCTGTCACTGCAGGTGCACCCAACGAAGGAACTCGCACGCGAAGGGTATATTCGCGAAGATGTTCTAGGCATTGAGCGCACAGCCGCAGATCGCACCTACCGCGACATGAACCACAAGCCGGAAATGATTTATGCTCTCACCGACTTTGAGGCGCTTGTGGGCTTTCGAGTCCCACGTAAGGCGCGCCGGTTGCTGGATGGTCTGGAAGGCATGGTTGCCGATTCTCTGCGCAAGCGTCTCAGACTCGCTACCGTGCGATCTGGGCTCAAGATGCTGATCGGCTGGCTTTTTGATGAGGACTCTCCGGCGACGGCCGAGGGAGTGTCAGAATTTGCCGCATCATGCGCGCAGCGCCTGGAGCGCGGCACGTCTCCGTCCCGACGCACCGATGAGATGGTCACGCGGTTGGCCGCCAAGTACGTGGGTGACCCCGGTATCATCGTCGCATTCCTGATGAATCCAGTGTCGTTGCGTCCCGGTGAGGCCGTCTATATTCCACCTCGCCAGATCCACTCCTACCAGTCGGGATTGGGGATAGAGGTCATGGCGTCCTCTGACAATGTGGTGCGCGCGGGCCTGACCCGCAAGTATGTCGATAGCGCTCAACTGGTGGAAATTGCCGAGTTTTCTGCGTTGCCGCCCATTCGCGTTGCCGCCGAGCACCCCAGTGAAACGACCGACACATTCCTGGCACCGGCCCAGGAATTCTCCCTTTCTGTCACCACTCTTCCCGGCACAACGCCCGGCACGCGCGACGTTGCAGGCGAGCCCGTACAGGCCACTGCGCCAGGTCCAGTTCTGATCCCAGGGGAGGGACCGCGCATCTTGATGTGCTTGGACGGCAGCGTTGATGTCATGACCACTGCTCCGCGCGCCCACTCAGCTGCTCACGTGACCATGACGTGTGGTCAAAGCGTCTTCGTCGGTGCATGCGAGAAGGACATTTACGCCAGCGGACACGGCCAGCTCATCCAGTGCGCCACGCCGTAAACATCTTCCGAAGAAAGTAGAGGGGGAGACGGCCGCTCGATGTAGGCAACGTTAGTTGTCAATTTCGCATTTTGGTGAGTATTTCAGCTGCCGGGCACAGCCATATCTACAATTTTCTGCGCTCCAAGTAAACGGGTTTCTGAAGGCTCTTAATTGGAAGCGAAGCGAACAAAGCCAAAGTGTGGTGTATAAGTCGTAGATTTTGGTCGCCAGTAAATCGGAAAATCAAGAGCGGGAGGTTTTGTTGTTGCGCTAGGGGTAGCTGTAGCACAGGAATTCGAATAATTGTCGTTTACTTACTTTCGTGGTGTTTATTAGCTATTAGATGTAGTGAAGAACAGAATGAGCAACGACCTCCTCGTTATACTGGTGACATGGATCAGAAAGGTCGGCGCCGCCCCGTTTTGGCAGATGTCGCGCGCCGAGCTGGTGTTTCGCAGTCCACTGCGTCACGCGCGCTGAGCGCTAAGGCTTCATTAATCTCGACAGCCACGCAGCAGCGAGTGAAAAAAGCTGCGAAAGAGCTTGGATACCAGACGAATCCGATTGCTAGATCGTTACGCCTATCAAAGACTTCGGTGATTGGAATGATTGTTCCATCCATCTCAAATCCATTTTTCACAAGGTTAGTTGAGGAAGTTGAACACGTCTTATACGAGAATAACTACTACCTATATCTGTCGGATTCCCGTCGAAACTTGGATACAGAGGCGCGCCTATTAAGAGCTTTTGAGTCTGGATCAGTTGACGGTGTACTGATCGTTCCTTGTCATGAAGTAAAGTCTGCTCCATCAATTGCTGATTTCACATCCGGTATCCCTCTGATTCAGCTAGATCGTCCCACGACATGCACGAAGTTTTCGGGTGTTGGTATTGATGAACGCCAATCTATGTTCTCTGTCATCAAGCACCTCAAAGACTCAGGTGCTAAGACGATCGGCGTTGTCACCAGCAAGGAAACTGAGCTTACATCAATGCTGAGGCTGAAAGAGACTGAAGAAGCCTGTCGCTTTTATGACGTTTGTCTGCCTAGGAAACTTATTGTTGAGGGAGAACATTCAATTAGTGGCGGAGCGGAAGCTGTTGAGACTTTGCTTGCATCGAATTTGTTTCCAGATGCGTTGGTTTGTTTCAGCGATCTGCTGTCAGTAGGCGCGATAAAACAATTGAAGGATCAGGGAATTGGCGTTCCCGAGGACGTCCTTGTCACTGGTTTTGATGATACGCCTTTTGCTGAGTTATTTAGACCGTCCTTAACAACGGTTCGCCAGCCTGTTGAGCAGATGGCGCGCACGGCCGTATCGATGCTCCTGGAAGCTTCTAGCAGTGTGAGTCACTATCGATTGCCTGGACGGCTGATAAGACGTGAATCAACGCTGCTAGAAGCTTCGTATCAGGATTGATGCCAAGAAAATGTGAGCTAGTAGGCTAGACCTATCGGCTGGTCTCCCAACGTAGCTTCCATCGGATCGACAACTTCGAAGTTGTTCGCTTTATAGGCTTCATAGTCGAAGTTCTCGCACTCGAGATACCCTATGTGGTGATATTCGTAAAATCCAGGCCAGTTTTCGTAGCCGGATCCCAGCTCAGCTTCAAGGAAGGCGTCGGCCATCGCCATACCCAGTGGGGCACCGATGTAAAAAGCGCCCATTGCAAGCAAGTTTGCATTGTTAGCTGCAGCCGCTCTCAAGGCAGCTGGAACGCTTTCGGCAACCGCGGCGTGGACATGCGGTACTTTTGATGCTGCGATATGGATGCCCATCCCCGTTCCGCAAAAGGCTAGGGCTTTGGCAAAGTTTCCTTCGGCCAGTTCTGCACCAAGGCGGAACCCTACTCTGTGATACATAGGAAGATTTTCGTCACTAGGAGTGATGTCGACGACTTCCCAGCCGCGCTCGCGCAAGTGATCTGCAACAGCGCTTTTGAGCGGGAATCCTGCGAAATCGGCTCCGACTACGACTTGTTTTTCAGCGGACATGGTCTATTCTTCTTTCTTCATTGGTTTACGTATCTTGCGAAGCTTTGTACTGTTCAGAGAAATGACGGCAAGCAAAACAGCTCCCCAGATGAGCGGTCTGTAGAAGTTGGAAATACCTGAGAACATGTTCAGACCTGATGAGAGCATCTGCAGGATGCCGATCGCAACAATTACGCCTAGTAAACGGCCTTTCCCGCCATTCGGATCGACACCCCCCAGCACGACTATGAGCACGGTCAATAGTGTGTAGGTGGCTCCATAGTCAGCCTTGGCTGAGTTGTAATTGGCCAGCATCACGATGCCGGCGACTGCTGCCATCAGTCCCGATATGACATAGGTTCTCAGAAGCAGACTCTTCACCTCTAGCGCCGAGAATACGGCAGCAGTCTCATTTGTCCCGATCATTAGTATTTTCTTGCCGAATCCGGTTAATCCCAACAAAAAGCCCATAATGAGTGCACATACCACGAATATCAACAAGGAAACAGGAATAACACCGAATAACTTGAAAGAAAAGACTTGGCCAAACGCCTTAGGCAGCCCGGAGATTGGCTTTCCTGCGGTGAGGATGATCCCGATGCCGCTGAACAGTTCCAAGGTCCCAAGAGTTGCAAGAATTGCAGGAATTCTTACGTAAGCGACGAGAATGCCGTTTAGAAGTCCACACAGCGTTCCAATTACAAGTGCACAACCAAATGCTAGGAGAATCGATAGTGTGGCGCTGCCGCCAGAATCCGAAGTTGGCATGACCGAACGCAGGATCAAAGCGGTGCTGATCGCTGTCACGTTGGCGATTCCAACAACAGACAAATCGATTCCTGCTGTCAACATTGTAGCTAGTACGCCCAGAGCCATTAGACCATATTCAGGAAATTGGACTGCCATGGATGTCCACGTGCGAAGGCTCAGAAACGAGTCGGTTCTAATAATCGCGAAGAAAAGACTCACGGCGAGGAAGACTACAAAAAGCCGGGCGATGTACGGATCCTTCTTGAAGAAGTCCTGAACCTTGGTGAGTATGCTTGGAGACTTCATTTCAACCTGCTTCAACATCTCACTCTCCCTCCACTATGCATGCTTTCCGACGATGTTCTCTCATCACCTGGACAGCGGAAACACCGGTACCAATTACGATGAGCAGTCCAAGAGCAAAGCGCTGCCAGAAGGTAGGAATACCGGTAAGAATCATTGAGTTTTGTACGACAACGATGAGAGACGTTCCCAGAACAACCCCCGTCAGTGAACCCGTGCCGCCGGTAATTGACGTGCCGCCCAACACGACCGCAGCAATAACCATCATTTCCATTCCAAGCAAGTTCGTTGGATGCATCTGGCCCATACCGCACGTACGAGCCATACCAGCCAATGCCGCAATCACGCCGACCAATATGTATAAGACAAACTTGACGCGCCGGACAGTGACACCTGCTCGCACGGCAGCGGCCTCATCTCCTCCGATAGCGTAGAGAGAGCGGCCAAATGTTGTGTATCGGGTAATCACAAATGCTACAAAAAGCACAGCAATTAAAATCAAGATGCTCTTAGGCATTGCGGAAGTAAGACCGCTACTCTTATTTTCCACAATAAATAGTGGTTCACTTCCAAATTCCTTCATTGATGACGGAATATTAGGAATTTGCACAGAATTGAGAGCGCCCTGCATGAAGCCCGAAAAGACGTTTGCCGTTCCTAAGGTGACAATAAGCACTGGAACAGTCAATCGTGAGCAAAACACTCCGTTGAAAGCTCCGAGTAGAGCCCCAAAGACAATGGCAAGTAGAAAAGGAATTGCAATGCCGCCATTGAATGAGTGATCCACCAGAAGGCGAGTGCTTGCGTATACTGCAAGAGACGCTAAAGCCGGAAAAGAAACGTCAATGCCACCTGAGATGAGCACTAGGTGTGCACCGACTCCAAAAAGGCAAGGAACGATTGCGGCATTAATGAGGTCTACGATGTTATTTAGCGTGAAGAACTGACCACTTCGAGCCTGAATAATCACCGCAATCACGCATAATACTAGAAAAACATAAAACTCGTTAGAGCGTTTAAGTTTGTTGAATAGTTTCGTTGTCATGATTCGATCTCCGAAATCTCGTCAGAAATCATAGAATTTAATTCGATCTGAGTTGTGGAATGTGTGTCACAGGACGCGACGATACGCCCCTTTTTCATGACAAGAATTCTGTTACATGTTTCCAAGAGCTCTGGCAAATCGTCAGAAATCATCAGAATTGAAATTCCAGAATCTGCTAAACGCTTGATGAAGGCGTGGATGGTGTACTTCGATCCAATGTCGACGCCCACGGTGGGTCCGTTTAAAATTAGAATCTCAGGGTGGATAGCGAGCCACTTGGCTAGCACTACTTTTTGTTGGTTTCCGCCTGAAAGAGTATTAACTGCGAAGCTCGGGTCAGGGGTCGCAATAGAAAGTTCCTTAACCCACTCTTTTTCTTCTCGTGCCATTTTTGTCTTGTTAAGGAAACCGAAGTGAGTCGAGAACTTCTCAAGGACGCTGACAACGATGTTCTCTCCAATTGAACGT
The sequence above is a segment of the Schaalia radingae genome. Coding sequences within it:
- the cydC gene encoding thiol reductant ABC exporter subunit CydC, yielding MNESRWKTSARLINVARPVMAPLGISITARVIGMVLHVAQYATAGWVIGKIASDISTMPLLTVAVVLVVLSLSKALMRYLEQFSGHWVAFRSLALLRGYFYDRLEPQAPARTESEDSGDLLSRVTKDIDRIEVFFAHTLAPGLSAIICPVIVLAYLGCAVSWWAVLALAPFLVAVSIVVPQLGVRTTSDAARTIRATRGDLSQHVTDTVQGVREILTFANEAERHRTMRQLEDTIDEAQRRTTSVVALRRGLNQTLVALALIVQLAVLASLARAGAVSMAQMCMALGVTLASFAPALAVEDFMADLDQAFASARRIFAITERAPLVREPDSSQVRDGDVSGKDMIALDGVSFAYPPRPSAAGPSPQVLHNVTVSIPAGRVTAIVGSSGSGKSTIARLIDRMWDPDQGVVSIGGADVRTVTRHHLRSIVVFAPQTPYVFNMSVRENLLLACPDASDEDLQRVCRQVGLDQWLASEPDGMNTRIGEMGQRISGGQRQRVALARALLAGAPITILDEATSQLDSATEAVVLDGIREATAGRTLIIIAHRISTIRGADRIIVVDDGHVAQIGTYDELAVQDGPFARLLQREREGESATVRESD
- the manA gene encoding mannose-6-phosphate isomerase, class I; translation: MERLTGWKKNDAWGSTDAIPNFLGSERSESPVSEVWFGDHIDGPTSLNESDIILRDLIDQDPTAMLGDGLLYSFGPRLPFLMKLIAPAEALSLQVHPTKELAREGYIREDVLGIERTAADRTYRDMNHKPEMIYALTDFEALVGFRVPRKARRLLDGLEGMVADSLRKRLRLATVRSGLKMLIGWLFDEDSPATAEGVSEFAASCAQRLERGTSPSRRTDEMVTRLAAKYVGDPGIIVAFLMNPVSLRPGEAVYIPPRQIHSYQSGLGIEVMASSDNVVRAGLTRKYVDSAQLVEIAEFSALPPIRVAAEHPSETTDTFLAPAQEFSLSVTTLPGTTPGTRDVAGEPVQATAPGPVLIPGEGPRILMCLDGSVDVMTTAPRAHSAAHVTMTCGQSVFVGACEKDIYASGHGQLIQCATP
- a CDS encoding LacI family DNA-binding transcriptional regulator, encoding MDQKGRRRPVLADVARRAGVSQSTASRALSAKASLISTATQQRVKKAAKELGYQTNPIARSLRLSKTSVIGMIVPSISNPFFTRLVEEVEHVLYENNYYLYLSDSRRNLDTEARLLRAFESGSVDGVLIVPCHEVKSAPSIADFTSGIPLIQLDRPTTCTKFSGVGIDERQSMFSVIKHLKDSGAKTIGVVTSKETELTSMLRLKETEEACRFYDVCLPRKLIVEGEHSISGGAEAVETLLASNLFPDALVCFSDLLSVGAIKQLKDQGIGVPEDVLVTGFDDTPFAELFRPSLTTVRQPVEQMARTAVSMLLEASSSVSHYRLPGRLIRRESTLLEASYQD
- a CDS encoding RpiB/LacA/LacB family sugar-phosphate isomerase: MSAEKQVVVGADFAGFPLKSAVADHLRERGWEVVDITPSDENLPMYHRVGFRLGAELAEGNFAKALAFCGTGMGIHIAASKVPHVHAAVAESVPAALRAAAANNANLLAMGAFYIGAPLGMAMADAFLEAELGSGYENWPGFYEYHHIGYLECENFDYEAYKANNFEVVDPMEATLGDQPIGLAY
- a CDS encoding ABC transporter permease, giving the protein MLKQVEMKSPSILTKVQDFFKKDPYIARLFVVFLAVSLFFAIIRTDSFLSLRTWTSMAVQFPEYGLMALGVLATMLTAGIDLSVVGIANVTAISTALILRSVMPTSDSGGSATLSILLAFGCALVIGTLCGLLNGILVAYVRIPAILATLGTLELFSGIGIILTAGKPISGLPKAFGQVFSFKLFGVIPVSLLIFVVCALIMGFLLGLTGFGKKILMIGTNETAAVFSALEVKSLLLRTYVISGLMAAVAGIVMLANYNSAKADYGATYTLLTVLIVVLGGVDPNGGKGRLLGVIVAIGILQMLSSGLNMFSGISNFYRPLIWGAVLLAVISLNSTKLRKIRKPMKKEE
- a CDS encoding ABC transporter permease, whose protein sequence is MTTKLFNKLKRSNEFYVFLVLCVIAVIIQARSGQFFTLNNIVDLINAAIVPCLFGVGAHLVLISGGIDVSFPALASLAVYASTRLLVDHSFNGGIAIPFLLAIVFGALLGAFNGVFCSRLTVPVLIVTLGTANVFSGFMQGALNSVQIPNIPSSMKEFGSEPLFIVENKSSGLTSAMPKSILILIAVLFVAFVITRYTTFGRSLYAIGGDEAAAVRAGVTVRRVKFVLYILVGVIAALAGMARTCGMGQMHPTNLLGMEMMVIAAVVLGGTSITGGTGSLTGVVLGTSLIVVVQNSMILTGIPTFWQRFALGLLIVIGTGVSAVQVMREHRRKACIVEGE